Part of the Garra rufa chromosome 8, GarRuf1.0, whole genome shotgun sequence genome, ctggaaatgaccagggcctggacaaggagttgtgcagcatgctctgttaggaagggcctgatctttctgatgttgtgcaacgcaaacctgcaggatcgagcagttttagctatatgttctttaaaagtcaattggtcatcaaagattacaccaagatttctggctgaagtcgatggggtaattgttgatgaacctaactggatggagaagtcatgttgtaaagttggagtggcgggaaagacaaggagctcagttttagctagattgagctgaagatggtgttccttcatccatgcagagatatccgccaggcaaccagagatccttgcagctactgatggatcatctggtttgaaagaaagatagagctgtgtgtcatcagcatagcaatggtaggagaagccatgtgcctgtatgatggggcccagagatgtagtgtatatggagaagaggaggggtccaagaactgatccctgaggaaccccagtgaccagttgatgagttttggaaacctcccctccccaggccactctgaaagacctgccagagagataggatttgaaccagcgaagtgaagtccctgtgatgcccaacgatgagagggtagacaggaggatctggtgatttaccgtgtcaaatgctgcagaaaggtccagtaagatgagtactgatgatttggaatcagcttttgcaatccgcagggcttcagtgacagacagtagtgccgtctcagttgaatggccactcttgaaccctgactggttagcatccaataggttgttctgtgagagaaataaagatagctggttgaaaacagctcgttccaatgtttttgctatgaacggaaggagagagacaggtctatagttgtctatgagtgaagtgttaagtgtaggttttttgagcagtggggttacccgggcctgcttaaatgtagtggggaaagtgcctgtgagaagagatgtgttgatgatgtgtgtgagcgctggtaggattgtaggagagattgcttggagaaggtgtgaggggatggggtctaaaggacatgtcgtcggatggctggagaggagaagtttggttacttctgcctcagaaaggggatggaaggagaagaggggagtttcagccgtgggtgtggtcagttttagttcctgtatgtgtggagctgagaacttattactgatagatgtagttttgtctgtaaaaaatgtggcaaaatcatcagctgttatagaagtggtgggaggtggtggagggggacagagcagtgaattaaaagttttgaaaaggttgcgtgtgtccggagcattgttgatcttgttgtggaagtatgaagatttggcagtatggacatgggtagagaaagatgacagcagagactgatacatactcaagtcagatggatccttagatttgtgccattttctctcagctgccctaagtttggaccgatgctcacgaagaacatcggatagccaagggttggaaggagcagcccgtgctggcctggaggagagagggcatatttcatctaggcaagaagtaagagtggaacataacgtgtcggttgctgcattagtatccagagatgtgaagtgggtaggagagggaagagaggaggatattgatgaagaaagatgggagggtgagagagagcgtaggtttcgtctaaaagtaacgggtagggggggtgggggtgcacaagtagcaagatgtaggtttagtgtaatgaagaaatggtcagagatgtgaaggggtttgaccacaatgtcgtctgaagtacagtttcgtgtgtagatgagatcaagttggttgccggatttatgagtgtatgcagtggtagtgtgttttaggtcaaatgaagcaagaagtgaatggaagtctgcagcatagggtttgtccagatgtatgttaaaatctccaaagaccagaagtgggctgccatcttctggaaaagaggatagcagcccatccagctcttctaagaagatgccaagttgactaggagggcggtaaatgaccacaacatggagtttgataggagatgttatagtgattgtgtgagattcaaatgagttataattgcatagaggagaatgggttgagtatttccagttgttggaaatcagaagtcccgtacccccaccccttccagtctgacgaggggtgtgagagaaggagaatttattagatagagcagctggggttacagagtcatctggacgtatccaggtctcagtcaaacctaggatgctcaggccagattgcaaggaaaatgccgaaatgaagtcGGCTTTGTTGACGGCTGATCGACAGTTccaaagtccaaccgtgaaagagaaaggatAAAGTGATAAAGTGAAAACATAGGGCTCATAATCATGGATAATAAAACACTGATTGTATTCAAACTGAGctaaaatatgcagtttgttgttGCTgatatttatttggtcaaaagaTGAAATTCTGATCACTTGTAAATCAGTAAGATCTTTATAACAGAATAGTAGACTACTTAAATATCAGCTGTAACTCTAtaatagtcaacatttgaagtggatcaaaacctttcatcagaattgtcctaaaaccaaaacaatacccgttcttgtcttaggacaactttgatgaacttttttgatccagttcaaatgttgactactgtatatctcCCAATAATGTGTCTTTAAATAATCAGAACTCAGTAGTTTTTATTGTAACAGCaaaatataatgcaatgcaatacagtgatgattgagagatgaacaaataaatgcccCTCAAATGAAATGTGATATTAAAGTTATTCTCATATTTATTTCATGAAACTAATAAGAACTTTTTGACTTTCCAAGTCCTCTTCATCTGGTCAAACACACATCCAGCAGTCATGTGTGGACGGCTCAGACAGGAGATGAAGTGCCTCTCTTCTCAGGACAGATGACCATTGTCTGGAAATCTCTTCATGAATCAGCTCAAGAGGGGTGTTCGGGTCACCAAGAAGCATAATGAAGACATGAACATAATCTCCTGTGTGTCCTACAAAGAGAAGCAGAACATCATGAGTGAAGAAACTCAGATCCTAAAACACTGCACAACCTACTGTACATATCCACTGCACAATAAAACATAACAGTTTTTGTTGGATTGAACATGTTTCAGTGATATGAAAAGGTTGTCGTTTTCTTCCATCTGGAACAGGATGGAGTTCTGTAGCTCTCGAACATCATGACCACTGATACTGCTACATCTACTAGTAAGTCAACAAACAACTGTTAGCTTGGGATATAAATATAGCCTaactaaagcaaaaaaaaagttgGATGAATTACTGAATTTCACTCTCCATGATTTGTGATCAACAACCGTCTCCAATATAATGGAGTATTTTACTTTTCTGTTGGAATAGTGTTTTGCATTTTCAAATGGAGGAGTAATGGGTTTATGGGATCCATCAGTTGAATCACACTGAGGGAAACCCAACTCTACCGCTGCTGTTGAGATCAAATCAGATGATGCACTGAAACTCCACTGTCACATTACAACTAATTACAACTATAGGGTCTATTAAAGCTTGTGTCAATAACAGGGTTGACAAAAATACCAAAACATGAGCCTGAGATGGCACAATAAATTTCTTGTCATTTTAATGTGTCTTCATTTcatagatatttaaaaaatgttgtttaaacgtatttcattttttaatttttccaaGTGGAAAAGGCACTGATTTCGTGGAATGACCCTCAATTGGTGTAAAACTGTTACTGAGCATTTATACTTTAATTTGAGCATAAtttttgagtactttttacaGCCCTGCTGATGAGTCTGAGTTTTGTACAAGAGAGATTTATCCTTGTGGTTCGTGATGGTATATATTTGATCTTGTGTTTCCTCAACTATagttaactattagttaattagtttagtttagtttagtttaccaCTTTATTAATCCCACAGGAAGCAATTACAATAGGGctataaactatattaaaatacgTATTGCACATGCTTCAAAATAAACTCAATCACTCATAAATACCTACAAATAGTAAATAACACAATAAGAATcctttaaaaaatctaattacaaAGACAGATATCCTCTGGCACAATTAATAACATTACAGGTTTTCTTTATCACTTGCTGACGTCACGATCACGCATTCCTCCCTTCATCCTTTTCATAACTGGGGTGTTTTATTATTATGAGGACGCTCATCCTCGGTGACACTGGGAAATGCAGTCTTAATGGCTTTTCAAAACTCTCGTGATTATTGTGATGCCGCAATCATAGGGTATTATTTTTTCGCATGTATTCTTTTAGGTTATTACCTGTCCTTATATTTTGTTAGATGTGCGCAAGACCACATTTCactattaaaacaataataataattaataataataaaaaagcaccGGGTTATTTTGCGCCAAAGCTCAAGCATCTACTGTACAGTGTGTTAAATTCTATCACTAATTCACAATTTCCCTATAAAAAGTTGCAGCTTCATCGACCTCTACTGGACAAACTGAGTTTTGCAACTGTCCAAAAGCATGACCAGAGTCTTGAAACATTTTCTCACATAAATAAAGACCCTGATCCACAGTACAGTAATGTCATACACACTTAAAAAAAGGTTCGAGAAGGttttttgcagcagcagcagcagcaatgaCTTAGAAGGACAGGTTCCCCAagtcttttatgggttttctactacatattttagtaagaaacatcatttacgttatattaagccatacaggtcttaatacctggggttccctttaacattatgaatttaattgaaataaCACAACATAGAATCTACAAGAACAAATGTCAAGTTAAGTGCCTAAGCCTATCACTATCTTTAAACTAGCCTTCAAGTCCGTTTTATTACAGGTTTTCCacatatttctttatttcttcattttatttctttatttattttcacatatTTATATTTCTCTGGCCGTTATGTGCTCTTTTTGCAGATTTTTAATCACTTTACTGAAATCAAAGTGTTGGAGTTGTATTATTAATCCCATGTACAGGGACATGtatcacaattattattattttttggtctGTATCCAGTATAAATTTATAGATTGAATGTAATGCTATTGCTaagtaaataagttaaaatttaattaatgcaTAAATGGGGTCGGCGCCATCGTTTttgtacactatattgccaaaagtattgggacacccccttcttatAAACAAGTTTGACTACTTTAggaatttccatgagtacaaatcttaatgtttaagcatataatgatattctagggaattataacatgacaatgcctgTGTATAAAGCaatgttcaaatagaaatgattgattcagtcagtgttgaAGAACAAATCCCAggtgaacacctctggtgtgactttaaatgcagaccttgagccaaaaactcacaacactttacattttaaatattctaaatatttcacgctgaaatgttttcctcgataTTTTGCAATGAGTTGTGGTTAAACAAGCATGATATGCATTCCATGAAGATAAAGTGCCTGTTGTCTTTTTTAGTATTATATTTTTATCTTTTCAAAAAGTCTCTTCATCTCCACTTTTTGCATGACTTTCAAAAGACAGGCTTTTAGATAGATCACTAATATAAGCTATAATTGGTTCACATATTTCTGTAGTGTCCCATAACATACTGTAGAATACGTTTACAGTATGCATGCATTGATTTATTGTTTTTCTTATGCTATTATGGTCATAATTACTCATACCCTAATGTTATCTTAAGGGATTCACTTaagtatgaaaataaataaatcacaataaatgCCAGCAAATGTTCACTATAAACCCAAACTAGTAGTTTTGTGAATAATAATTATGCTAACCAAATGCACtcaacaaaacattttattatataatatatccagtgagagttttttttattattattatttaatgggCAGTCCTTATAGAAACTCATTCAGAGTTTAATAGTTGTTTTAGCGTAAAGCTTTTAATAAATGCCAATAGCTACAATTAATTTGAGGTAAATGTAAGTTACCTGAGATCTAGTTATGACAGCTAGTTTGTTTACATTGGTAGCTAATGATAGCTAGTGCTGCTCACATTATCTAACGGCAATAACAGTTTAACTATGTATTATCTAATGATAAACATTAAGTAAGCTGGCAAtttaaaaatgtccaaaaattAAGTTCTTTATTTAAATTACCAGTTAATGTGCTTGAGATAACACTAAAATAAATGGGGTTTAGAGCTGGAAATATTCAGTGTTTGAAACTATTGATTGCCGCTTAAAACATGTTACTTCCACATTCCCCATTTTCCATGTGAGTGTCGCaagcaactatatatatatatatatatatttttttttttttggctttggacagcatgtaataaataaatagataaataatcataaaaataaatcaagattaaaaaaaatgaattattaagATATAATTGGCAGattaattgctaaaaaaaaaatttgaactcAATGGTTAAAGGTGAGATGCAAGCCATTTAATTTAAGTCCTGGGTTTTGATATTCTTATTTCTATttcttatttctatattttgttttatttctatttctGCAGTACAGTGACTTTCCCCATACATATTCAAAGAAAGACATACTTTTGTCCTGCttgttcatttgtttttttttgttaaactgcGCCGAAGCAACACAATTCTTGAACATTTTgtcacaatttaatttaattatgttcAATCTATTTAAATTAGAATTTTAAATTTCAACATGTTTCTATTGTAAACATTGTGGGGATAATACTCTATTAGGAGGgtaaaagttgaaattaagttttttaatgtgtaattttatgttttatagttttaatataatTAGTTGTGATGGAGATTTAGAAGAGATTCTATTAGGTTTTTGAGTTTTTGTGCTTCCTAGTGGAGTCTTTGTTTACTGAAGGCTATGAGAGTACTAAAGTACAGGATGAACATGAGATCATTTTTCACATTAACACATTATGCTAGTTTATACTTTTCTCCCTACTCTTCACTGTAATTGTGTAAAAACTTCATGTTTTGCTACATCAGACTAGCTGATTTTTGGCCTGTCAGCTCCTCCAGCATCCATACAGAGCCCCTCACAGACTGGAGCAGAAGATCAAAACCCCTCATTTTGTGTCGGCCATTGGCCCATGATCCTCTGCTCTTTCTGTAGGTGATCAGGAAGCTGTACTCTGCACTTCCTGTGTCACTCCTGCTCACCCTATAAACAATCAAAAGCATTTATCTAGTCTGATCCTAACAACACAATCCAGCCATGACTGCTGTGAGTCAGATAAGTGTGTGTCTCTGGCCACCTGTTCAGTGTAACCAGGGGTGGTTCTCAATGTGGTCTAAAGTGGGCCGATCTGATGGCGCTGCACTGAGACACCAGCCAATCAACTGACGGCACTCTGTTACACACAACACAGTCTTcagaaacacaaaacaacacaCTTCACCTGGATCTGGACGTGATTTCTGTCTCTTGCCTGTAGACAGCTCTCTAGGGAAGTGCAGTCTGCTTTTGGAGGTGACCCTCAACGAGCCTCTGAAGGGGAAACAGCCGCACAGGATGTTGTAGAGCGTCACCCCCACTGACCAAACCGTAGCCGGTCCTGCGTGATAGCGGTGCCGCCGAAACCACTCAGGAGGGGCGAATTGAAGAGTGCCTGAGACACAACAAGACCACAAACATCATCTGAAAAGGTTCCAGTCCAAACAGATTCCCTTTGGTTGATCATGAAAGTTGACAAACAAACACAGATCACTGCAGTGAGATCAAACCAACCTGCAAAGTATTTGTAGGCCGAGCGTTTTAGCCGATCTCCACAACCGAAGTCCAGCAGCTTGATGTCGTGTGACTCTGTGGAGATCAGCAGGTTCTCTGGTTTGACGTCCCGGTGCAGGACTCCGCGGCTCTCGCAGTGTTTGAGCGCCGTGATCAGCTGCAGCAGGACTTTCTTGGCCAGACTCTCATCTAGAGGTCCGTTCTCCTCACAGAAAGTCTCCAGATCTTGGCAAGGATCCGGACGCTCCAGGATCATGGTGTAGCGTCGGCGACGGTCAAACCAGTCCAGCAGCTGCAGGACGTTGGGGCAGGCAGGAGCCGAATTGACCAGGGTCATCAGCGCCACCTCCAGCGGCAGCCGACCCTGACCTTCCTGCAGGACAAACGCTCCATTATATCCAGCGCTGAATGCGGATCAAACACAACAACAGATTCACACTCAACTTACAACTTTCAGTCTCTCTGGTGTCCTGCTTTTAGAGACGTACTTGATGGCAACCTGTAGACAGATGAAGCACAGTAAATCACGCTGACTAATGATTACAGATGACATTTACTGATATCAACATTTCTAAAGGCTGTTTGAATGAAGAAAGGGTCTTACTGGCAGTCCATCGGACCTGCGGGTCCCAGCATACACAGAGCCGAATCCACCTCGCCCCAGCAATGGGCCCTTCACGTACGCTTCTGCAACACAAGACCACAAGAAATGTCTTTAACAGAAAACATAGTTTCTTTAATTCAGCATTTTCAGTGACATATCATTTAAAAACTGAGTCATCACATGTTTAATATCAGTGTAGTCTGACCTCTGCGGGAGCGTTTGGCTGCTCTTCTGTATGAGGTGGACGGACGCTCATCCTCCTGGCTGCCGCTCTGCCACTTCCTCTTCCTGTGAGGCTGATCTGTGGACACAGAAACGGCCAACTCGGAAGGCAGAGGTGCAATATATCCAGGCAGCTCTTGGCTCAGTGTCTGGTTTGGGTTTGTCAGTGGTTCCTGAGTGCCATCACCAGAGCCACGTCTCTCAACATCCTGAGCAGCCGTCTGGGTGAAAGCAGCACTCCTGGATCTGGAGCGGCCTGAGGATGCAATATTTCACACATCTAATACTTACAGGCTTTATTAGTAATGTTTATTGACAATAAACAATCAGTGTCACTGGTCACATCAAATTTTATAACTTAAGATTTTTAAACTTTCATTGTTAGTTGAGTTTCCCAGCATTATAATTGTGACaaagaataaaacatttatttcactGGTTTTCATTTACAAGGAATGAAATACATGTGATCACTGAGCTAAGAAAAACATGTGATTAAATGAGTTAACCTGCACACATTTCTTTATATTAATTCAGTCAATCAATGTACAACATCATATCATAACATATCAataacaaacaaatgaaaattaaaacacTCACCTCGTCTTTCACCAAAGTCAGTCATTGACGATCTCCTTCAAActccaataaaaacaaaaaagaaagaatgaatgaacgaatgaaataaaaaagaaagaaagaaagatagaaagaaagaaaaaagatagaaagaaagtaGAGAACAAAGAagagaataataaaataaaactttcctCAGAAATAATCTGAAATCCttcaaaaataaaactactcaAAGAAAATATCCTCCAATCTAAAATAAAAGTCTTCTCTTGCTCTGAACTCCTCCGACAATCACAATCTCAGCACACAGTTAATAATAGTCTCCGAAAGTCTCTGAAATCGCCTCGTCTCTCAACCAACAGATATTGATGGGTTCGATTGTTTATAAATGCAGTCAGAATTCATATCATAACACGCGTTGCTATAGCAACTAAAATTCGAATCACTTATTTGCAAGGCGAACGTCGCGTGCGTGACTACAACAGCGGAAGCGCACGCATATTGAATTTTTACGCACTTTTTTACGCATTTTAACTTGTCAGATTCACCAAAAACTGGCATAAATGAGTATAAATCAGAGATGTTATTATGAGCTCTGTCTAAATTCAATTGCTTTCCCCTGCAACCAATTATTGACAAGAAGTTTAGTAGTCGAAGGTACACAGAAACCTTAACATTTATCCAAAATATTGatcaaatctaaataaataaaacatttcaaaacaagACGAAGCGAAAAATATATGGCTATATGAATTTACCATAATGCAAGAGTGGAGAATGATGTTCCTGTACTCATCAAGAAACTTACAGGTGAGTAGACGTTACTTGATGAGGTTCTCTATTCATGTAGAAAAACTGAAACACTTTTATGAAGAAATATAAGACTAATattcatacaagatgttcatttTGCCAATTTAACACAGAAAACGTCTTCTATTTACTCTGGGAAAAAAAAATGGCTCCATTAAtcatataatcatttataataatcatataagccatttatatttcatttcaatATTTCTGTTGTGAAGACATGATCTAACGTGCTTTATATCTGATACATAAGTGTTTTGTGTCCCATAGTAGGATAAAGTGAAAACATAGGGCTCATAATCATGGATAATAAAACACTGATTGTATTCAAACTGAGctaaaatatgcagtttgttgttGCTgatatttatttggtcaaaagaTGAAATTCTGATCACTTGTAAATCAGTAAGATCTTTATAACAGAATAGTAGACTACTTAAATATCAGCTGTAACTCTAtaatagtcaacatttgaagtggatcaaaacctttcatcagaattgtcctaaaaccaaaacaatacccgttcttgtcttaggacaactttgatgaacttttttgatccagttcaaatgttgactactgtatatctcCCAATAATGTGTCTTTAAATAATCAGAACTCAGTAGTTTTTATTGTAACAGCaaaatataatgcaatgcaatacagtgatgattgagagatgaacaaataaatgcccCTCAAATGAAATGTGATATTAAAGTTATTCTCATATTTATTTCATGAAACTAATAAGAACTTTTTGACTTTCCAAGTCCTCTTCATCTGGTCAAACACACATCCAGCAGTCATGTGTGGACGGCTCAGACAGGAGATGAAGTGCCTCTCTTCTCAGGACAGATGACCATTGTCTGGAAATCTCTTCATGAATCAGCTCAAGAGGGGTGTTCGGGTCACCAAGAAGCATAATGAAGACATGAACATAATCTCCTGTGTGTCCTACAAAGAGAAGCAGAACATCATGAGTGAAGAAACTCAGATCCTAAAACACTGCACAACCTACTGTACATATCCACTGCACAATAAAACATAACAGTTTTTGTTGGATTGAACATGTTTCAGTGATATGAAAAGGTTGTCGTTTTCTTCCATCTGGAACAGGATGGAGTTCTGTAGCTCTCGAACATCATGACCACTGATACTGCTACATCTACTAGTAAGTCAACAAACAACTGTTAGCTTGGGATATAAATATAGCCTaactaaagcaaaaaaaaagttgGATGAATTACTGAATTTCACTCTCCATGATTTGTGATCAACAACCGTCTCCAATATAATGGAGTATTTTACTTTTCTGTTGGAATAGTGTTTTGCATTTTCAAATGGAGGAGTAATGGGTTTATGGGATCCATCAGTTGAATCACACTGAGGGAAACCCAACTCTACCGCTGCTGTTGAGATCAAATCAGATGATGCACTGAAACTCCACTGTCACATTACAACTAATTACAACTATAGGGTCTATTAAAGCTTGTGTCAATAACAGGGTTGACAAAAATACCAAAACATGAGCCTGAGATGGCACAATAAATTTCTTGTCATTTTAATGTGTCTTCATTTcatagatatttaaaaaatgttgtttaaacgtatttcattttttaatttttccaaGTGGAAAAGGCACTGATTTCGTGGAATGACCCTCAATTGGTGTAAAACTGTTACTGAGCATTTATACTTTAATTTGAGCATAAtttttgagtactttttacaGCCCTGCTCATGAGTCTATGAGTTTTGTACAAGAGAGATTTATCCTTGTGGTTCGTGTTGGTATATATTTGATCTTGTGTTTCCTCAACTATagttaactattagttaattagtttagtttagtttagtttaccaCTTTATTAATCCCACAGGAAGCAATTACAATAGGGctataaactatattaaaatacgTATTGCACATGCTTCAAAATAAACTCAATCACTCATAAATACCTACAAATAGTAAATAACACAATAAGAatccttttaaaaatctaattacAAAGACAGATATCCTCTGGCACAATTAATAACATTACAGGTTTTCTTTATCACTTGCTGCTCATAAAACTCAGTTAGACTCAGCAGATCATGCTGGTAATTTTTCAACAGGTCTTAACTATAATTTGCAAGCGCTTCTTTCTCTTTTGAGAAAGTGATGAAAACCAACATAGAAATGAAAGCTTAAATTACTCTCAATAAAAGTGCTGCATGAACGTTTTTCAAGAGATTT contains:
- the LOC141340093 gene encoding serine/threonine-protein kinase pim-3-like; the encoded protein is MTDFGERRASSGRSRSRSAAFTQTAAQDVERRGSGDGTQEPLTNPNQTLSQELPGYIAPLPSELAVSVSTDQPHRKRKWQSGSQEDERPSTSYRRAAKRSRREAYVKGPLLGRGGFGSVYAGTRRSDGLPVAIKYVSKSRTPERLKVEGQGRLPLEVALMTLVNSAPACPNVLQLLDWFDRRRRYTMILERPDPCQDLETFCEENGPLDESLAKKVLLQLITALKHCESRGVLHRDVKPENLLISTESHDIKLLDFGCGDRLKRSAYKYFAGTLQFAPPEWFRRHRYHAGPATVWSVGVTLYNILCGCFPFRGSLRVTSKSRLHFPRELSTGKRQKSRPDPECRQLIGWCLSAAPSDRPTLDHIENHPWVSRSDTGSAEYSFLITYRKSRGSWANGRHKMRGFDLLLQSVRGSVWMLEELTGQKSARHTGDYVHVFIMLLGDPNTPLELIHEEISRQWSSVLRREALHLLSEPSTHDCWMCV